One stretch of Podospora bellae-mahoneyi strain CBS 112042 chromosome 2, whole genome shotgun sequence DNA includes these proteins:
- the TFB5 gene encoding TFIIH complex subunit tfb5 (EggNog:ENOG503P8VN; COG:K) produces MPRAIRGVLIECEPAIKSILIHIDSTQLNNDAIIEDLDETHLMVKEQMVKTLQARLDEKLKETYRVEVPLDDSDEDKGM; encoded by the exons atgccAAGAGCCATCCGTGGCGTCCTCATCGAGTGCGAGCCAGCCATCAAGTCTATCCTCATCCACATCGACAGCACCCAGCTTAATAACGACGCCATCATCGAGGACCTTGACGAGACTCATCTGATGGTGAAGGAGCAAATGGTTAAGACCCTGCAGGCCCGGTTAGATGAG AAACTCAAGGAGACTTACCGTGTTGAGGTGCCTTTGGATGACAGTGATGAGGACAAGGGCATGTAA
- the NUP85 gene encoding Nucleoporin nup85 (COG:U; EggNog:ENOG503NX43), whose product MFNTNTAQVKPSTGGLFSTNPQEEKAQEEPPSSLFAKPAADKAPSGSFGQEAKETKAPSGLFTSKSDNLFGTKPQEKPPSSLFSQPPPSQEKPASSLFSQPPQDKPPASLFANQSQEKPPSSLFANQAQEKPPSSLFANQYQEKPPASLFAQPKPQAPSSNMFAAPKQPQAPPKPLFGGAAPKPSLGGRSAIGQHHTRRPSKLSRSVMAEEFASEEEDIAEEVEEPVLPTAKRTQFAPTTTSDAGTTAPTRGFAVPESDSEDDEGDTDMWLDMNAAAATKRAQVGDESDLLMFATPAATERARMDAENIFRATARSSVGPSGFAKPKEFRFAALAKDAYSRMGTAEINETPQIILNTENLIEKLYDEGVGEEGENPEKMDDVLAEVAGGVAELWRDYANKLPRPYEEHPVEIGPGPHATTFEKANYLANLALRIHHTRYEEGMAEPLPQTMFQWLGEYHDMYQNQTEEILAHNPSPACHGLFWQAVFVSLLRGKVEDAVALLANAGWEAVRGVNREYAYTERALENVDRAVGELVSVLEGCPGVGGGWEIYGGEWELFRVRARASLELLRRFAEGSDEGEFGGSLGSNKESFGGMARRAESKVPWEIYENLNIVFDIVLGEKAAIMEAAQDWLEATVGLLGWWDESRVERKGGEGGKGFRGSQMGRSQALVVRDRGVEDGNYLDRLGRAFHAAVESDFHFNSQNPVELGMACIFEDNVKAVIGLLRGWSLPIATALAEIASLGKWLPAHRPVGVFGFDDLDMDDLEVLGVDPGSPDDVDGIKDSTLAQYARALSEFEELSKVAVHGVTRDGWELAIHVLGRMDSAEYSEDLMKDLVQQQIDKLHVDSSRTVDKLWSLLNELGMIPYAEDTAESFGEILARDSKRYGEAMWYYALAHRPNKVREVMNLLLSYSLIQSCAFPPAQELDNYLERLLNDRNKTLEDLAARDMEGAELLGKMLSGYASLRQFYDIRDNKDSLPGHISPFARKQQAATALVSVIASSDDNIRGGLYDQTRDGIVSEDFLLALLGEALVFVTDPSNTNVHFGQASQPVLSMDQIDTILKAIEDLEAVGERVKEACEEFLRVVLGNVPGSGLAKGGRPEDLLGKGKGGNLMLAGAGSGMGRVVSELSKSLSGGNGGRVVGNVKRGWDWRVGEGIGRNTAGKEIMRRLRLGLAKDVAGLWLVGADEVEW is encoded by the exons ATGTTTAACACTAACACGGCCCAGGTAAAGCCTTCGACGGGAGGGTTATTTTCGACGAACCCGCAGGAGGAGAAAGCTCAGGAGGAGCCACCTTCCAGTCTCTTTGCCAAGCCAGCTGCCGATAAGGCCCCTTCAGGTTCGTTTGGGCAAGAGGCAAAGGAGACTAAGGCTCCGTCTGGTCTCTTTACGAGCAAATCGGATAATTTGTTTGGGACAAAACCACAGGAGAAGCCGCCTTCGAGCCTTTTCtcgcaaccaccaccgagcCAGGAGAAGCCAGCTTCTAGCTTGTTTTCACAGCCTCCTCAGGATAAGCCTCCTGCCAGCCTATTTGCGAACCAGTCACAGGAGAAGCCGCCCTCTAGTCTATTTGCCAACCAGGCTCAGGAGAAACCACCCTCGAGCCTATTTGCAAACCAATACCAAGAAAAGCCCCCCGCCAGTCTCTTCGCACAGCCAAAGCCGCAGGCCCCATCCTCAAACATGTTTGCTGCTCCCAAGCAGCCTCAGGCTCCCCCAAAGCCATTGTTTGGAGGTGCTGCTCCCAAGCCATCTCTCGGAGGCAGATCCGCCATCGGGCAGCACCACACCAGACGACCTAGCAAACTGAGCCGCAGCGTCATGGCCGAGGAGTTCGCttcagaggaagaggacatcGCTGAAGAAGTCGAGGAGCCGGTTCTTCCTACCGCCAAGAGAACTCAGTTTGCCCCCACGACCACGAGCGATGCGGGAACCACGGCGCCAACTAGAGGTTTCGCCGTTCCAGAGTCTGATAGTGAGGATGACGAAGGCGACACCGACATGTGGTTGGATATGAACGCGGCTGCTGCTACTAAGCGTGCCCAAGTAGGTGATGAGTCTGATCTGCTCATGTTCGCCACACCCGCTGCCACCGAGAGAGCTCGCATGGACGCGGAGAACATCTTCCGTGCTACTGCCCGGTCGTCTGTCGGTCCAAGCGGCTTCGCCAAACCAAAGGAATTCCGCTTTGCGGCTTTGGCCAAGGATGCCTACAGCCGGATGGGCACCGCCGAAATCAATGAAACTCCTCAGATCATCCTCAACACGGAGAACCTCATCGAGAAGCTCTACGACGAGggcgttggcgaggagggggaaaacCCCGAGAAAATGGACGACGTCCTCGCCGAGGTTGCGGGCGGCGTGGCGGAGCTGTGGAGGGACTACGCGAACAAGCTGCCGAGGCCGTACGAGGAGCATCCGGTCGAGATAGGGCCCGGCCCGCATGCGACCACGTTTGAAAAGGCAAACTATTTGGCTAATCTGGCGCTGCGGATCCACCACACGAGAtatgaggaggggatggcggAGCCGCTGCCGCAGACGATGTTTCAGTGGCTGGGGGAGTATCATGATATGTACCAGAACCAGACGGAGGAGATTTTGGCGCACAACCCCAGCCCGGCGTGCCACGGCCTGTTCTGGCAGGCGGTTTTTGTGAGCTTgctgagggggaaggtggaggatgcggtGGCGCTGCTGGCGAATGCCGGGTGGGAGGCTGTGAGGGGGGTAAATAGGGAGTATGCCTACACGGAGAGGGCGCTGGAGAATGTGGAcagggcggtgggggagctTGTGAgtgttttggaggggtgtccgggggtgggggggggttgggagatttatgggggggagtgggagctGTTCagggtgagggcgagggcgagttTAGAGTTGTTGAGGCGGTTCGCGGAGGggagtgatgagggggaaTTTGGGGGGAGCCTGGGGAGTAACAAGGAGagttttggggggatggCGAGACGGGCGGAGAGCAAAGTGCCGTGGGAGATTTATGAGAATCTGAATATTGTTTTTGACATTgtgctgggggagaaggcggcgatTATGGAGGCGGCGCAGGACTGGCTGGAGGCTACGGTTGGgttgctggggtggtgggatgagagcagggtggagaggaaggggggggagggtgggaaggggtttaGGGGGAGCCAGATGGGGAGGTCACAGGCTTTGGTTGTGAGGGataggggggtggaggatgggaatTATTTGGATAGGTTGGGGAGGGCCTTTCACGCGGCGGTGGAGAGTGATTTCCACTTCAACAGTCAGAACCCGGTTGAGTTGGGGATGGCGTGCATCTTTGAGGATAACGTCAAGGCTGTTATTGGGCTGCTGAGGGGATGGTCGCTGCCGATCGCGACTGCACTGGCCGAGATTGCCAGCTTGGGCAAGTGGCTGCCAGCTCACCGGCCGGTGGGCGTGTTTGGGTTTGATGACCTGGACATGGATGATCTGGAGGTCCTGGGTGTCGATCCTGGGAGCCCGGACGATGTTGATGGCATCAAGGATAGCACCCTTGCCCAGTACGCTAGGGCCTTGtccgagtttgaggagctTTCCAAGGTGGCGGTTCATGGAGTCACcagggatggatgggagcTGGCCATTCACgtgctggggaggatggaCTCTGCCGAGTACAGCGAGGACCTGATGAAGGACTtggtgcagcagcagattGACAAGCTGCATGTTGACTCGAGCAGGACGGTGGATAAGCTGTGGAGCTTGTTGAATGAGTTGGGGATGATTCCTTATGCTGAGGACACCGCTgag TCTTTTGGTGAGATCCTCGCCCGCGACTCGAAACGCTACGGCGAGGCAATGTGGTACTACGCTCTCGCTCACCGCCCTAACAAAGTCCGCGAGGTCATGAACCTTTTGCTGTCCTACTCCCTCATCCAGTCCTGCGCCTTTCCTCCTGCCCAGGAGCTAGACAACTACCTTGAGCGTCTCCTCAACGACAGGAACAAAACACTCGAGGACCTTGCAGCCAGAGACATGGAAGGTGCTGAGCTCCTCGGCAAGATGCTCAGCGGTTATGCTTCCCTCAGACAATTCTACGACATTAGAGACAACAAGGACTCCCTCCCTGGCCACATCAGCCCCTTTGCACGGAAGCAGCAAGCCGCCACTGCTCTGGTCAGCGTGATCGCCAGTTCGGACGACAACATCCGCGGCGGTCTGTACGATCAAACACGCGATGGGATCGTCTCGGAAGACTTCCTCCTTGCTTTGCTCGGGGAGGCACTGGTGTTTGTGACTGATCCGTCTAATACAAACGTTCACTTTGGACAGGCTAGCCAGCCGGTCTTGAGCATGGATCAGATTGACACTATACTCAAGGCGATTGAAGACctggaggcggtgggggagagggtcaAGGAGGCGTGTGAGGAGTttttgagggtggtgctggggaaTGTGCCTGGGAGTGGACTggcgaagggggggaggccgGAAGATTTGTTGGGGAAGGGCAAGGGGGGGAATTTGATGCTCGCTGGTGCGGGaagtgggatggggagggtggtgagtgagTTGAGTAA
- a CDS encoding hypothetical protein (COG:I; EggNog:ENOG503NU5A), translating into MSFTEQYAKYQYFLTSSPAPYVAHVQINRTSKLNAFKEAMWLELRTLFQQLSSDPEVRAVVLSGAGDKAFTAGLDVTEASQNGLLNPDGNLDGARKAARLRRHIAEFQECISAVEKCEKPVIAVLHGISIGLAIDIACCADVRIAAANTRFAVKEVDIGLAADIGTLARLPKVVGSFSWVKDIALSARDFGAEEALRVGFVSQVHESKDKAVEAAVKMAAFIGGKSPVAVQGTKEVLNHSRDHAVEENLRYVGIWNAAALQTNDVQAALLSGMQKRKPTFEKL; encoded by the exons atGTCCTTCACAGAGCAATACGCCAAATACCAGTacttcctcacctcctccccggcccCTTATGTAGCCCACGTCCAAATCAACCGCACCTCCAAGCTCAACGCCTTCAAAGAGGCCATGTGGCTCGAGCTCCGCACCCTCTTCCAGCAACTCTCATCCGACCCCGAAGTCCGCGCCGTCGTCCTGTCGGGAGCCGGCGACAAGGCCTTCACCGCCGGCCTCGACGTGACGGAAGCCAGCCAGAACGGGCTGTTGAACCCGGACGGGAACCTAGACGGCGCGAGAAAGGCGGCGAGGCTGCGGAGACACATTGCCGAGTTTCAAGAGTGCATTTCGGCGGTGGAGAAGTGCGAGAAGC CTGTCATTGCCGTTCTGCACGGCATCAGCATTGGTCTCGCGATTGACATCGCCTGCTGCGCCGACGTCAGAATCGCTGCTGCCAACACCCGGTTCGCGGTGAAAGAGGTTGACATCGGGCTCGCGGCTGATATCGGCACGCTTGCGCGGCTGCCAaaggtggtggggagctTCTCTTGGGTGAAGGATATCGCGCTGAGCGCTAGGGATTTcggggccgaggaggcgttgagggttgggtttgtCAGTCAGGTGCACGAGTCAAAGGACAAGGCGGTCGAGGCGgcggtgaagatggcggcgTTTATCGGGGGGAAGAGTCCAGTGGCGGTGCAGGGGACTAAGGAGGTGTTGAATCATTCGAGGGATCACGCTGTGGAGGAGAACTTGAGGTATGTGGGCATCTGGAACGCGGCGGCGCTGCAGACGAATGATGTGCAGGCTGCGCTGCTGTCGGGGatgcagaagaggaagcctACTTTTGAGAAGCTCTAG
- a CDS encoding hypothetical protein (EggNog:ENOG503P92P), with product MTSPFATMTSFGPPPGFTPPFSSSPTSPPSSSSSNGDNGLFSADHPWAWVLIPVALLTTLGLLAACLHNSRRRRAARKQAATTLLLNHPRRPGPPDSTQVTIRDLESGWVIPGREAARWAWPPPAMREEGLNELGEAPPPYENHKEKAAAAVELGGEGEVREIGEGSSTQIGLMELDGREVVVREERSWVEGVDDEIDTRRVGPNGENGEVDKEGRGSDGGSEDEEERGHRERERKRERERGSNSTDRAYDVAEEVVITQPPPAVLRETDSGRQQQRVDDGKGKKV from the exons ATGACATCCCCCTTCGCAACAATGACCTCCTTCGGACCGCCCCCGGGcttcaccccccccttttcctcctccccaacctcaccaccgtcatcctcatcctccaacggTGACAATGGGTTGTTCTCCGCTGACCATCCTTG GGCATGGGTCCTAATCCCAGTAGCCCTCCTCACAACCCTAGGCCTCCTAGCAGCCTGCCTCCACAactcccgccgccgccgtgcCGCCCGCAAACAAGCAGCCACAACACTGCTACTTAACCACCCACGTCGTCCCGGCCCCCCAGACTCAACCCAGGTTACGATCCGAGATCTTGAATCAGGGTGGGTGATTCCCGGACGGGAGGCAGCAAGGTGGGcttggcctcctccggcgatgagagaggaggggttgaatgAACTTGGGGAGGCGCCGCCGCCTTATGAGAATCAtaaggagaaggcggcggcagcggtggagctgggtggggagggggaggtgagggagattggggaggggagcagtACACAGATTGGGCTGATGGAGTTGGATGggcgggaggtggtggtgagggaggagaggagttgggttgagggggtggatgatgagattgATACTAGGAGGGTTGGGCCTAAtggggagaatggggaggtggataaggaggggagggggtctGACGGTGgaagtgaggatgaggaggaaagggggcacagagaaagggaaaggaaaagggaaagggaaagggggagtaACAGCACTGATCGTGCGTATgatgttgcggaggaggtagtTATCACGCAGCCACCTCCGGCGGTGCTACGGGAGACTGACAGTgggaggcagcagcaacgggtggatgatgggaaggggaagaaagtGTGA
- a CDS encoding hypothetical protein (EggNog:ENOG503Q3RX; COG:T), whose product MAAHNAKPEIGDILLVIHDFVARSSDELSLVKGERVELLERDDEFGDGWYLGRHLVNNNSGLFPEVYTRPAPKAVVTTNTSFSNASKPPLTPLAEDNEHATPLAHPAEDTKSAPKPIPAQLPPSSLNTLAPPTISPPPFSSSLPTGAASGLDSIRPNASTDSHVLHETLNVINEHITDLRSPDGGQGHRANDSGSEYSSHVGHRISYIQGEETDEEEETVHSRFEVESWNADQVAEYLFTVGVEKHHCEVFRDQEITGEVLLGMDQTSVFIKALDLGSVGRRLKTWQKIKQLQDEANGLGTSTGRTTQTYGSEAGSDVGRMRSRTNTITSSGPQRYNSTQESNMSPHARRLSQTPKIEPYEPVSPVSPLVDSPGRTYHDKRPSAASIRDLHHSRRHSSTDFRIAGPTGAPTKPASTSTFPQQQTAHKKQPSFDRNWTLGGATSSSSFQQRPLSSAGVRESSEPGAELQDSAVDLDRGYFSGTDADPRKRNVLKKRDSVQAGRTSPKTSYAEEQRVRSATALSRHSRFGSVDSVRESSVSAAAQKYYGLNKRTPSTITTDSMRQTSGSLKESMNPTVTRLDSNTSDASRSSPKSVNAMKRLSQVNHPDFNVSMMLRSGLGGLRAASDAITGNEKAKLSPLDSPLKDSPMYSPARTGSSTPSVGPSFEMDSADATKSPSTATTQASRGSRKKTKKETSAYTRGLQKITPQEAMKTADYSGWMKKRSANLMTTWKPRLFVLKGRRLAYYYSEDDDQEKGLIDISFHRVLPADNEKLTGLHATLTGATNSPAIPAGSQIHTLAASDAERDPTSEGPDSIFIFKLVPPRAGLSRAVTFTKPTVHYFAVPNIKQGRLWMAALMKATIDRDDTQPITTTYQQKTISLAKARQMRHRPPALMGLDENARNNGENGEAEKRAADKEKNGLGITYSEADSGVSGMGKFGLQPHPDSARAPGRFASFGSEKDSVPQSA is encoded by the exons ATGGCGGCTCACAATGCGAAGCCCGAGATTGGCGACATTCTGCTTGTCATCC ACGACTTTGTAGCCCGCAGTTCTGACGAGTTGAGCTTGGTAAAGGGCGAGCGCGTGGAGCTGCTCGAGCGCGACGACGAGTTTGGCGATGGATGGTACTTGGGCCGACATttggtcaacaacaacagcggcTTGTTCCCTGAGG TCTACACCCGACCAGCACCGAAAGCTGTCGTCACAACTAACACATCGTTTTCTAACGCATCGAAGCCACCACTGACCCCCCTAGCCGAAGATAACGAGCATGCGACGCCCCTAGCCCACCCTGCAGAGGATACGAAAAGCGCACCGAAGCCAATACCCGCTCAGCTCCCACCGAGCTCGCTGAATACGCTTGCTCCCCCTACGATAAGCCCTCCTCCGTTCTCTAGCAGCCTGCCGACCGGCGCAGCATCTGGCCTGGACTCGATACGGCCCAACGCTAGCACCGACAGCCATGTTTTGCACGAAACACTCAATGTCATCAACGAACACATCACCGACCTGAGATCCCCCGATGGCGGCCAGGGGCACAGGGCTAATGATTCGGGCAGCGAGTACAGCTCTCACGTCGGCCACCGCATCTCGTATATCCAGGGCGAGGAAAcagacgaagaggaagagacggTGCACTCTCGATTCGAGGTCGAATCGTGGAACGCAGATCAGGTCGCTGAATATTTGTTCACGGTTGGTGTCGAGAAGCACCACTGCGAGGTATTTCGGGACCAGGAAATCACGGGAGAGGTGCTTTTGGGAATGGATCAGACCTCGGTATTCATCAAGGCCCTCGACTTGGGCTCGGTAGGAAGGCGGCTCAAGACGTGGCAAAAGATCAAGCAGCTCCAGGACGAAGCCAACGGTTTGGGGACGAGCACAGGGAGGACAACTCAGACATACGGGAGCGAGGCCGGGTCTGATGTCGGGAGGATGCGAAGCAggaccaacaccatcacgaGCTCGGGGCCACAGCGGTACAATTCGACCCAGGAGTCCAACATGTCGCCCCATGCGCGACGTTTGTCACAAACACCCAAGATTGAGCCGTATGAGCCCGTATCACCCGTATCGCCCTTGGTAGATTCGCCCGGCCGCACGTACCACGACAAACGCCCCTCTGCTGCGTCAATCCGAGATTTGCATCACTCACGCCGCCACTCGTCGACGGATTTCCGGATCGCGGGCCCTACCGGTGcacccaccaaacccgcctccaccagcacGTTTCCCCAACAGCAGACGGCCCATAAGAAGCAACCGTCCTTTGATAGAAACTGGACGTTGGGTGGCGCTacttcgtcgtcgtctttcCAGCAAAGACCTCTGTCCTCGGCCGGCGTCCGAGAGTCTTCGGAGCCCGGAGCAGAATTGCAAGATTCAGCAGTCGACCTGGACCGTGGTTACTTTTCCGGCACCGACGCCGACCCCCGGAAGAGAAATGTGCTCAAGAAGCGCGACAGTGTGCAGGCTGGACGCACCTCACCCAAGACGAGCTACGCCGAAGAGCAACGTGTCAGGAGCGCAACCGCCTTGTCTAGGCACTCAAGGTTTGGGAGTGTGGACTCGGTGCGCGAATCATCCGTGTCGGCTGCCGCCCAAAAGTATTATGGCCTGAACAAGCGCACACCTTCGACAATAACCACCGATTCGATGCGCCAAACTTCGGGGAGCTTGAAGGAGTCCATGAACCCCACTGTCACCCGGCTCGACAGCAATACGTCAGACGCATCTCGATCATCGCCAAAATCCGTCAACGCCATGAAGCGCCTCAGCCAAGTCAACCACCCCGACTTTAACGTCAGCATGATGCTGCGCAGcgggttgggagggttgagggCAGCTTCGGATGCCATCACAGGAAACGAAAAGGCGAAACTGTCACCTCTGGATTCACCGCTCAAGGACTCGCCAATGTACTCGCCAGCCCGGACAGGATCTAGTACCCCTTCGGTTGGCCCAAGCTTCGAGATGGACTCTGCCGATGCCACCAAGAGTCCTAGCACGGCCACGACACAAGCAAGCCGCGGCAGCCgcaagaagaccaagaaggagacgagCGCGTACACTCGTGGTCTGCAAAAGATTACGCCGCAGGAGGCCATGAAGACTGCTGATTACAGCGGCTGGATGAAGAAGCGGAGCGCCAATCTCATGACGACCTGGAAGCCTCGTCTGTTTGTTCTCAAGGGGAGACGTCTCGCGTACTACTACTCGGAGGACGATGACCAGGAGAAGGGCCTGATCGATATTTCATTCCACCGCGTTCTGCCTGCCGATAACGAGAAGCTCACCGGGCTCCACGCTACCTTGACCGGTGCTACCAACTCGCCAGCCATTCCAGCCGGAAGCCAGATTCACACTCTTGCCGCCAGTGATGCAGAGCGTGATCCAACTTCCGAGGGCCCAGATTCGATCTTTATTTTCAAGCTTGTACCACCTCGCGCTGGTCTTTCCCGGGCGGTTACTTTTACCAAGCCAACCGTCCATTATTTTGCGGTACCCAACATCAAGCAGGGCCGGCTGTGGATGGCCGCTCTCATGAAGGCCACCATCGATCGCGACGACACGCAGCCCATAACGACGACATACCAGCAAAAGACCATCTCGCTGGCCAAGGCGCGGCAGATGCGTCACAGACCACCAGCACTCATGGGCCTGGACGAGAACGCTCGCAACAACGGGGAGAACGGCGAGGCCGAGAAACGAGCGGCCGACAAGGAAAAGAATGGTCTCGGAATCACCTACAGCGAGGCGGACAGTGGAGTTTCCGGCATGGGAAAGTTTGGCTTGCAACCGCATCCTGACAGTGCCCGCGCGCCGGGAAGGTTTGCCAGCTTCGGTTCAGAAAAGGATTCAGTGCCCCAGAGTGCCTAG
- a CDS encoding hypothetical protein (EggNog:ENOG503PY8P): protein MYSLKQSSLLTFLISGLTILAAPQVTPPPPIPSIAIPQPHPVPTLPVPQPLPLPTAPNPGLIPTPRPNPNPDNDDDDDDQPQDEPSTTTTTPATNPCLTSLSALLSGFPSPSSSENPLFPPWASSSPPPILIISSALSSNQSFSPELGLGDSTDEMCFSAVAAITPSPTELAAAYSAYLDNVQMWRFAVEGEAYRLAEKCGGGVGLGLELMMATEGPMCTSGIRESVRPWATGGVEGGLGVSAGVGGREKMRWGVMGGMLGLVAVGMVML from the coding sequence ATGTATTCACTCAAGcaatcctccctcctcaccttcctcatTTCAggcctcaccatcctcgctgCACCCCAAGtcactccaccaccacccatcccatcaaTCGCCATCCCACAACCACACCCAGTCCCAACCCTCCCAGTACCACAACcacttcctctcccaacaGCTCCAAACCCAGGTCTtatcccaaccccaagaccGAACCCTAATcccgacaacgacgacgacgacgacgaccaaCCTCAGGATGaaccctcaaccaccaccaccactccagcaACAAATCCCTGCctaacctccctctccgccctcttaTCAggtttcccctccccctccagtTCCGAaaaccccctcttccccccctgggcctcctcctcccccccaccaatcctgatcatctcctccgccctaTCAAGCAACCAATCCTTCTCCCCCGAGCTAGGCCTAGGCGACTCAACAGACGAGATGTGCTTCTCCGCCGTGGCAGccatcaccccttcccctacTGAACTAGCAGCAGCCTACTCTGCCTATCTGGACAATGTCCAGATGTGGAGATTTgctgttgaaggagaggcgTACAGGCTGGCAGAGAagtgtggagggggggtggggttggggttggagcttATGATGGCGACGGAGGGACCGATGTGCACGAGTGGGATTCGGGAGAGTGTCAGGCCCTGGGCTAccgggggggtggagggtgggttgggtgtgagtgcgggtgttgggggaagggagaaaatgaggtggggggttatgggggggatgttggggttggttgcggtggggatggtgatgcttTAG